A section of the Telopea speciosissima isolate NSW1024214 ecotype Mountain lineage chromosome 3, Tspe_v1, whole genome shotgun sequence genome encodes:
- the LOC122654505 gene encoding GDSL esterase/lipase At3g26430-like, translated as MGCDLFRIVVVLSVLLSVIISFPSLILALTPSPCEFPAIFNFGDSNSDTGGLSAAFGQAPPPNGETYFHSPAGRYSDGRLVIDFIAKSFGLPYLNAYLDSVGSNFTHGANFATAGSTIRPQNTTLSQSGYSPISFNVQFYQFNDFHRRSQVARTKGVVWQELMPKEEDFSRALYTFDIGQNDLTAGYFLNMSTDQVRAYVPDVLNQFTTIIKYIYGQGGRSFWIHNTGPVGCLPYILDWFLITAAQVDKAGCANPFNEVAQYFNQRLKEAMAQLRKDLPLAAITYVDVYSLKYSLFSQASKHGFEQPLVACCGHGGKYNYNRHIGCGSKVTMDGKQILLGKSCKDPSVRIIWDGVHFTEAANRWIFDQIVDGSYSDPPIPLKMACHRLTN; from the exons ATGGGTTGTGACCTCTTCAGAATTGTTgttgttctaagtgttttactTTCAgtaatcatatccttcccaaGTTTGATTTTGGCTTTAACCCCATCCCCATGTGAGTTTCCGGCGATCTTCAACTTTGGTGACTCTAATTCCGACACCGGTGGCCTCTCTGCAGCATTTGGACAAGCTCCTCCACCCAATGGGGAGACCTATTTCCATTCTCCAGCAGGAAGATACTCCGACGGCCGACTTGTAATCGATTTCATAG CAAAGAGCTTTGGACTTCCTTATCTCAATGCCTACCTCGATTCAGTGGGCTCCAACTTCACTCATGGAGCCAATTTTGCTACTGCTGGATCAACAATCAGACCACAAAATACAACTCTCTCACAAAGTGGGTACAGTCCTATCTCCTTTAACGTCCAATTCTATCAGTTCAATGATTTTCATCGCAGATCTCAAGTGGCTCGTACAAAAG GTGTTGTTTGGCAGGAATTGATGCCCAAGGAGGAAGATTTCTCGCGTGCCTTGTACACATTCGACATTGGTCAAAACGATCTAACAGCCGGCTACTTCCTGAACATGTCGACTGACCAAGTCAGGGCATATGTCCCTGATGTACTGAATCAGTTCACTACCATCATTAAG TATATATATGGGCAAGGAGGGAGATCCTTCTGGATACACAACACAGGCCCTGTGGGCTGCCTTCCCTATATTCTGGATTGGTTTCTTATCACAGCTGCACAAGTTGACAAAGCTGGGTGTGCCAATCCCTTCAATGAGGTGGCTCAGTACTTCAACCAGAGATTAAAAGAGGCCATGGCTCAACTCAGGAAAGATCTTCCATTGGCTGCCATTACCTATGTTGATGTTTATTCTCTCAAGTACTCCCTCTTCAGCCAGGCCTCCAAGCATG GATTTGAACAGCCGCTTGTAGCTTGCTGTGGACATGGAGGGAAGTACAACTACAACAGGCACATAGGGTGTGGATCAAAGGTCACCATGGATGGAAAACAGATTCTACTAGGGAAATCCTGCAAAGATCCATCGGTTCGGATTATCTGGGATGGAGTACACTTCACTGAGGCTGCTAACAGGTGGATCTTTGACCAAATTGTCGATGGATCATATTCTGACCCACCCATTCCATTGAAAATGGCTTGTCATCGTCTTACCAACTGA
- the LOC122654504 gene encoding GDSL esterase/lipase At5g14450 gives MEFGRRVMVWRLLLSWAVLSIAVQAVTSEVLPKCDFPAIYNFGDSNSDTGGISAAFLPDILPYGETFFHKPSGRSCDGRLIIDFIAEHLALPYLSAYLDSVGSNYRHGANFATGGSTIRQQNESIFVAGISPFSLDFQVAQFTQFKARTIDLHNQVRNKSDGSDLARLPRPWDFSKALYTLDIGQNDLSVGFRTMSDAQLRATIADILDKFSTAVQQLYKQGARTFWLHNTGPIGCLPTSVMYLGPTKPGVLDEHGCLKSHNDMAEEFNRQFKETVIKLRRQLPRAALTHVDLYTAKSVLISNAKNQGFVDPLKICCGYHEGWNNVWCGTKGNVNGSEVYGASCEKPSSYIMWDGVHYSEAANKWIAQNILFGGLTDPPVPLIRACYRDTNI, from the exons atggagtttGGAAGAAGAGTTATGGTCTGGAGGTTGCTGCTGTCATGGGCGGTTTTAAGCATAGCAGTGCAGGCGGTGACGAGTGAAGTGTTACCAAAATGTGATTTCCCAGCGATCTACAACTTCGGTGACTCCAACTCCGATACTGGAGGGATATCGGCGGCATTTCTCCCGGATATTCTACCATATGGCGAGACCTTCTTTCACAAACCTTCGGGAAGGAGCTGCGATGGGCGTCTCATTATAGACTTCATTG CCGAGCATTTGGCTTTACCATACTTGAGCGCGTATCTGGATTCGGTGGGAAGCAACTACCGCCATGGAGCGAATTTTGCGACGGGTGGATCGACCATTCGGCAGCAGAATGAGAGCATATTCGTGGCAGGGATAAGCCCTTTCTCCCTCGACTTCCAGGTCGCTCAGTTCACCCAGTTCAAAGCACGAACTATAGACCTTCACAATCAAG TGAGGAACAAATCTGACGGGAGTGATCTGGCGAGACTGCCGAGACCCTGGGACTTCTCCAAGGCCCTGTACACGCTAGATATCGGGCAGAATGATCTCTCGGTCGGATTCAGGACGATGAGCGACGCCCAGCTTCGAGCGACCATTGCTGACATTCTTGATAAGTTCTCGACAGCAGTTCAG CAACTGTACAAACAAGGGGCGAGGACGTTCTGGTTACATAACACAGGACCCATCGGCTGCTTACCCACGTCCGTGATGTACCTTGGTCCAACAAAGCCTGGAGTTCTGGACGAGCATGGATGTCTCAAGTCTCACAACGACATGGCTGAGGAGTTCAACCGGCAATTCAAGGAGACAGTGATCAAACTCAGGAGACAGCTCCCCCGTGCCGCCTTGACCCATGTCGATCTTTATACCGCCAAATCGGTACTCATCTCCAATGCCAAGAATCAag GGTTCGTTGATCCTCTGAAGATATGTTGTGGGTACCATGAGGGTTGGAACAATGTGTGGTGTGGGACGAAGGGGAACGTCAATGGTAGCGAGGTCTATGGTGCTTCTTGTGAAAAACCTTCAAGCTACATTATGTGGGACGGCGTTCACTACTCTGAGGCAGCAAACAAGTGGATTGCACAAAATATCCTCTTTGGTGGACTGACCGACCCGCCGGTTCCCCTCATTAGAGCATGTTACAGGGATACCAACATATGA